In Pontimonas salivibrio, the sequence ACCCACAACACTGTCATTGGTGAACGCGACGTTTCAGGGGAAAGAGCGGGGAATTGCGTTCGCTGTGTGGGGCTCCACTATTGGGGGAATGGTCGCTGTGGGGCCGGTTTTGGGCGGCTGGCTCGCCACCGATTTCACCTGGCGCTGGGCCTTTCTCATTAACGTGCCGCTGGGAATCCTGATCATTATCGGGTTGCTGTTGTTTGTGATGGAATCGAAGTCGCCCGGGGAGCGCAAGTCGATTGATTGGCTGGGCGGTCTCCTATCGGTCCTTCTTTTCGGTCCGCTTGTTTTTGGCCTCATCGAAGGCCGCGTGTATGGCTGGTGGGAGGTCAATCCCGAAAATGTGTTCTCGCTGGGCAGTTTTCGTTGGGCCGAGTCGGGAATATCGGTGATCCCCGTGGCCTTAGTTCTCTCCTTGCTTGCAGGAATTGCCTTTGTCTGGTGGGAAACGAAGCGGGCCAGAAAAAATCAAGGGGTGTTATTAGATCTCAATTTGTTCACCATCCCATCATTTCGCAACGGTTCTGTGGCGGCCCTCATTATTTCGATGGGGGAATTCGGGCTCCTCTTTGCTATTCCGTTGTGGCTGCAAAATGTCGTGGGGATGTCTCCCATTGGTGCCGGTCTGGTACTGCTCTGGCTTGCAGGGGGAGCGTTTGCCGCGTCCGGTATTGGCGGAGCACTGTCGGGCAAGCTGCCTCCGGAACGGGCTGTGCAGTTAGGGGTCTTGCTCGAAATCGTTGGCATTATGGGCTTCGGTGTGGTGGCCTCCACAGACACCGGATGGCAGGCAATTGCACCGTTTCTGTTCCTCTATGGGGTGGGAGTTGGACTGGCAACGGCTCAACTGACGGGGGTCATCATGGTCGATGTCCCGATGGAACAAACGGGGCAGGGATCTGGTTCACAATCCACTGTTCGCCAGATTGGTTCCGCCCTGGGGATTGCGGTGATCGGAACAATGCTGTTTACGGGGACCGAATCGTCGTTGGAGGATCGTTTGGATGATCTGGGTGTTCCCACTACAGACCAAGCGGTAATTGTGGAAGCTGTCGTGGAGTCTGCCGGAGCCGTGATTCCCCAGCTATCGGGGATTGCAGTGGCCACAGGTATGGACGCAGCAACGGCAGACGCCATTCAGGAAGCCAGTGGTGAAGCCTTCACCGATGGTGCCCAGCTGGCGGCCTATGCCGCGGCAGGGTTCCTTGCACTGGGATTCTTTTCTACTTTTCGACTGGGTGGAGCGGTGTCGGGTACTCAAACAGGCAATCTGCCTAAGGCTAGAAAGGTCTAGCCCCTCACACGTCTTGTGTGCACCCTGTAGGTCAGCTCACGACCCCCCTGGAATGGGCCAAGCGGCTGAGGAAGCAACACTTGCAGTCCTTGTTTCGCAATGTGAGCCCCCGTAGAGTCCAGCGGGCTGGGGACGCCGGGAACACGCCGTAATCCAGGACACAATGGTTGTGGAGCCTGGGGGTAGTGTCCAGGAGGAATCAGCGTCGAATGGTCTCGAGTGTCCTAGACCAGGGTTTCTCGCCAAGCCTGGTGCAGTGTGGCAAATCGGCCTGTTCCGCTGAGCAGTTCTGCGGTGGGCCCGTCTTCGACGATGCGGCCACCGTCCATCACAAGGACACGGTCAGCAATCGCCACCGTTGAGAGTCGGTGGGCGATGATGATTGCTGTCCGGTCCGCGAGGAGAGTTTTTAGGCCGTGTTGCACAAGCCGTTCGCTCGGAATATCGAGTGATGCGGTGGCCTCATCGAGTATCAGAACACGGGGGTCGGCGAGAAATGCCCTGGCAAAAGACACGAGTTGTCTCTGCCCCGATGACAGTCGGCCGCCCCTTTTATTCACATCGGTGTCGTAGCCCTCGGGGAGAGCGGAAATGAAGTCGTGGGCGCCGACCGCTCGTGCGGCTGATTCAACCTGGGCATCATCTGCTCGGGGATTACCCAAACGGATGTTGTCGGACACGCTACCGCTGAACAAGTAAGCCTCTTGGGTGACCAGAGCGATGGCTCGACGAAGGTCACGATTGCTGATGTCTTTCAGGTCCCTGCCGTCGAGAGTGATCGTGCCGGACGTAGGGTCGTAGAACCGGGCAATCAGTTTTGCCACACTCGACTTCCCCGCGCCCGTGGCTCCCACTAACGCGACCGTTTGGCCGCCGGGAATCGTCAGGTCAAAAGACGGCAGAACTTCGACGTCATCGGAGTACCCAAAACTCACTCCATCGAATCGTATGGTGCCAGGCCCTGCCACGAATGGCGCCGGATTGGCTGGGTCAGCAATATCCGGGGCCTCCTCGAGGACCCCGGAGATCTTTTCCAGAGCAGCCGACGCTGACTGAAAGGAGTTATAAAACATCGCGAGACTGTCGATTGGGGTGAAAAAGTTCCTCGTGTACAACACTGCCGCCAAAAGGACCCCCACCTCGAGGGTGCCTTCGATTACCCGAAATGCTCCGAGCAGGACCAGTGTGGCGACGGTGAAGGTTCCGATGACTTTCAGGAGGGGTTCGTAGATACCAAATACTTGGATGGTGCGACGGGTTGCCTCCCGGTAGTCCTCGACTTTGTCCGCGTAGGTGTCACGATTCACCGACTCACGGCGGAAGGCTTTGACCGCTCGAATACCGGCCATGGTTTCCACAAACTGGATGATCACTCTCGCGGAGTGGGTTCGCGAAGCCCGGAATTCTCGACGGGAGGCGTGGGAGAACCACCAGGTGACCGCCATGATGGGGATGATTGCGCCGACCAAGGGCAGGGCGCTTTCGGGGTCGAGGGTGAGTAGCGCTGTCGTGGTAAAGGTCATAAACAGCACACCGGATACAAGGTTGGTTAACCCGCCACCGAGGAGCTCCCCAAGCGTGGCAATGTCGCTTGTTTGCCGGGCAATGATTCGCCCTGAAGTGTAGGTCTCATGAAAGCCCATGCTTAAGCGTTGGGTGTGCGCGAAAAGTCGCAACCGAAGGTCGGCCATGATGTCCTGGCTAAACGCGATGGATTTCTTGGTGTAGGCCGCGAGAAGAAGCGCGCCGCCAAAGCCGGTCAGGAGAAAAGCACCGGCAATCAGGACTATCGGTACAAAATCATTGTCTTCGACCACGGCGGGAAGCCCCCGGTCAATTCCACGCGCAATCAGTGCGGGCCCCGCCACTTGCATCGCCGCGCTAGCCACAATTAACCCCGCGATGGCGAGCACCTGGCGGCGATAGGGCGGAAGCAGATCCATCAGGAGGGAAATCGATCGGCGTCTAATCTGCCGGCTTTCGTCGCGGCTCAGATCACCGCGGTCCTCTCCCTTCACCCCCTGCATGCTCATCGGTTGGCCTCCTGGGTGGTGGCCTCGCTGGGAGATTCTGTGGTGTCGTCGAGTGAAGAGATGACAGCTCGATAACTGGGGGAGGAGGCCAGCAGTTCGGTGTGGGTTCCCACAGCAGTGATTTGGCCGTTCTCGAGCAGTGCGACGCGGTCAGCGAGCATGACCGTAGAGGGGCGGTGAGCAACCACCAGGGCCGTCGTGGTCGCAAGAACTTTGCGAAGGGCGGCCTCCACCCGTGCCTCTGTCTCGATGTCGAGGGCGGAAAGGGGGTCATCTAAGACAAGAACCTCCGGTTCGGCCGCGATCGCCCTGGCCAGGGCAATCCTTTGGCGCTGCCCCCCAGACAGGCTGAGCCCCTGTTCGCCAATCACCGTGTCCACCCCATCGGGCAGGGAATACACAAATTCCGCCTCCGCGATGGCCAGAGCCTGGTCGAGGATGGCGGTTGCTTCGACGCTGCGGGGGTCGACGGGGTCTGAGCGTCCAAAGAGCACGTTGTCGCGGATGCTGGCGGAAAAGAGCGTGGCATCCTCAAATGCCATGGCGATTCGGGTGCGAAGCACCACCAGATCAAGCTCCCGAACATCCACGCCGTCGAGGAGTATCCGGCCGCCGGTCACGTCATACAGCCTCGTGGGTAGCGCTGTCAGGGTGGTTTTGCCGCTCCCCGTTACTCCCACAAGCGCCATGGTTTCCCCGGGATGAAGCTCCAGGGAGACACCGTTGATGAGGTCTGGAGAGTCAGCGGGTGCGTCCTGGTGTCGGAAGTGAACGTCCTGGAACACTAAGGAGCCGGCGCGGCTCTGAGGAGTGCGAGGTGTGACTGCGGTGTTGATCGGATTGGGAGTATCCAGCACCTCAAAAATCCGGTTCAAGCCACTATTAGCTTCCAGTGCCAGCGCGGAGAGAAAGCCGAGAGAAGAAATTGGACCCGCAAGAACGGCCGCCGTGGCAAAGAAGGCGAAAAGTTGCCCGGTCGAGAGGTCACCGACACTCGCCAACCAGACACCGACGAACAGTGACACGGCGAGAGCGAAGTCGGGGATCCACGTCAACCAAAACCCCAGCTTTGCTTGGGTAGTTCCTTTCGTGACCTCCAGCTCTCGACCCCGCTGAACGTAGGCGGAATAAGACTCGAAGGCGTCGTCGCCTCGGCCAAAGGATTTGAGGATGCGAATCCCATGAACCGACTCCTCCACCAGGGTTGCCACATCGCCCCACTGGTCTTGGGCATCACGGGCCAGCTGTTCAAAGCCGCGCCGAAAACGCGAGCCAAAGAACACCATCGGCAAAGAGCACATAACAAACACTCCGGCCAGGAGTGGGCTCCACGAAAAAAGGATTGCAGTACCCAACACGATGGTGATGGCATTCGCCACCAGCATCACCAGGCCAAACGACATCCAGCGGCGAATCAGGCTCACGTCATTTTGCGCTCGGGACAGCAACTGGCCGCTGTTCCAGCGGTCGTGGAACGCAACGGGAAGGTCCTGGAGGTGGCGGTAGATGTCGTTTCGAATGTTGGAGTCAATCTTGGTGCCCGGAGTGAGCACAGTCACTCTGCGCAGATAGATAAACAATGCTTCTGCCAGGCCGAGAAGGGCGACCAGGCCGGCTGCCGGCCACACCGCCTCAGGGTCCCCGGTGGAAAGTGGGCCATCCACCACGTATTCCAATGTGAGCGGAATCGCGAGGGCAAATGCGCTGGCAATCAGTGCAACACCCATACCGAGGACAAGTAGGGGTAGTTCTTTTCGTGCGTAGCGGACTACCCGGGCTAAACCTCGAACAACACTTGGATTACCCACGGGGGCTGAGGGGGAAGAAATCATGAGAGACTCACGACCCTAACGCTCGTGGCTCAACCACAGCCGTGTTGAGGGGCTTCCTCATCGCTTTCGGCGACGTTCGTAGGGCTGCCGGATGTGACCGCGGGGCGTCCTGTGTCACGCTTTAGCGCTGTTGTGAGCGCCGGGTGTCGGTGTTCGGCCGGCCACCCCCAGTGCGAGTAGTTCGACTCGTCTGAGTACTGCGGCCGCGAGCTGTTTGGCTCGTCCCACCACGACGAGCTCTGTTGCGTTGCGCGTTAGCGCCAGTGGAGGTGCCCTTACCTCGGTGTGCTCCACCGTGATGTTGGTGTTCTGCGGGCATGGGCTTCACATACGGTGCAACCTCACCCACAAGGGCGAGCACTTCTGGTGACCGTGACGTGACACTGATGGGGGCCACAGTAATGCCGGCTTTTCTCAGCAAAGTGCTCAGGTCACTTTTCTGGGTGGGCAGACACAGTGTGATGACATCACCCTCGGCCCCGGCACGAGCCGTCCGCCCGGAGCGGTGCAAATACGCTTTGTGTTCCATCGGAGGGTCGACGTGAATGACCAAATCCACGTTGTCCACGTGAACACCTCTGGCGGCAACATCTGTGGCCACGAGAACTTTGGCGGATCCGTCACTGAAGGCCGCGAGGTTTCGATCTCTGGCGGGTTGGGACAGGTTGCCATGGAGGTCAACGGCGGGGATTCCCGCTTGGGTGAGTGCTTTAGCGAGCTTTTTGGCATGGTGTTTAGTCCGCATGAACAGGATCCTTCGCCCTGTGCCGGAGGCGAGAGCATAAAGCAGTTCCTTTTTTGATTCTGCGCTGGGGGTGTCGAACACGTGGTGGGTCATGTGGGTAACGGGGGAGTTCGCCTCATCCACCGCGTGCATCACTTCGTTGTGCAAAAAACGATCAACGAGCTTGTTGACCCCGTTATCGAGGGTTGCTGAGAACAGCAATCGCTGGCCTGTATTGGGTGTGGCGTTTAAGATCCTGGTCACTACGGGCAGGAAGCCAAGGTCAGCCATGTGGTCGGCCTCATCCAACACCGTCATCTCAACGGCGTCTAAGTGCAGCAGGCCTTGACCCATCAAATCCTCTAAGCGTCCTGGTGTGGCCACCACAATGTCGACGCCTTCGCGAAGGGCCTGAACTTGGCGGGTTTGGGACACTCCACCAAAGATCGTGGTCACTCGAAGGTTGACTGCTTCCGCAAGCGGCCGCATCGCATTGGTGATTTGGGTGGCCAGTTCCCGGGTGGGAGCCAACACGAGACCCAGTGGGCGACTGGCCCTTCGGCTCCCTCCGGAGAGTTCCCCGGAGAGTCTTGCGACAAGGGGAATGGAAAAGGCCAGGGTCTTACCAGAGCCTGTTTTGCCCCGACCCAAGACATCTTTGCCGGCCAAGGTGTCGGGCAGGGTGTCGATCTGTATGGGAAAGGGGCTGTCGATACCGGCCCGGGTGAGGGCGGCGACAATTGTGGCGGGCACGCCAAGTGAGGAAAAACTGTGGGTGTTCATAATCAGTAAGGGCTTTCTGGTGATGATGTTCATCACGTAGTGCCAGACGAAGCCTGGCAGGGGGCGAGTGCATCGAGTGATGCATCCGATCGCCGCAAGAAAATTGTCAACCACACTGTGGTGAGGGAGCGTTCTACGACGCAGGGAACAACGAGCTGTTCACCGGTGTTCTCACCATAGCGCAGATCGTGACGCGTTGGGCTATCGGCGTCTGTGTGGTCATCAGGCTGAACTATCCGGCCGATAATCGGTGACCTGTTCTGTGGAAGTAAGGGTTGCTCTGTGGTTACTCGGTGGAGGAATTCTGCGAGACCTGGGGCTTTTTCTTGAGCGCGCCTGTAGCCCAGAGCGCCCACAAAACCAGCAGGGGCTGAAAGAACAGACGGGTGAGCCGGGCAGTGTCAGTGTCGAGGCCGAAGGCGTCGGTTTGGGTGAGGTATTGCGAGATGTTTCCCGGGAAGATGGCGACAAAGAACGCAGCGGTGATCCAACCCACCTGGCGTCGATACCGCCTGGCGACCAGGAGCGATACCCCGAGAGTGATTTCCACGACACCAGAAGCCAGCACGACGAAATCAGCGTTGAGGGGCAACCAGGGGGGAACTTGGGCCTGAAATTCTTCCCGCCCAAAGGTGAGGTGACCCAATCCGGCGAAGAGTAGGGCAGCGCCCAGGGCAAGGCGGGCGAGGGTTCGGACACCGTTCATGGTGAAAGCTTAGGTGTCCCAGCTTGTCGGCCGAAGGCGGGGAGGGATTTGCCTGGGAGCAGTCATCACTTCGGCTGGGTAGCCTCCTTTTTATGGAGTTTCGCGACATCCCGGTAGTCGATGACCCGGAGAAGGTCATCGAACGCCATTTCGACGGGCTCTACTCTGGGCCTGTGGCGTTGAGCCCCATCCCGGGTGGGCAAACGGCCGCCGATCAGGCCTTGGCCACCCTAGACATCGCGGGTTATGCCGCGACTCGCTCTGAAGTGCTACCGAAAGAGCGCCGCGGGGCGAGTGTCCTCTCGCCCTACATTCGACACAACCTGTTACCCCTCGGGGAGGTCTATCAGGCTGTGAAGGACGCGCCGGCTCGTGATCGGGAAAAGTTTCGAGACGAATTGTTGTGGCAGGAATACGCCAGGCATCTTTATGCCCGGGTGGGTACGAGGCTGTTTTCGAACCTGCGTTTTGAGGCCACCTGGGATACGCCGGGAGATGGCTGGAATCGTGACATGGCCTGTGTGGATGAGGTTGCCTCCGAGCTGGAAACCGACGGTTGGTTGGTCAACCAGACCCGCATGTGGTTGGCCTCGCATTGGACGGTTCGCAACGGCGCAGGGTGGCTTCACGGTCAAGAGCGGATGCACCGAGAGCTCATCGATGGTTCGAGGGCTGCCAACCTTTTAGGTTGGCAGTGGACCGTGGGATCAGGAACCGGTAAGCCTTACGGTTTCGCCCGCTGGCAGGTCGAAAAGCGGGCACCGGGTTTATGTGAGCGCTGCCCCCTCTCAAGCCAATGCCCAATCGAAGAGTTCCCCGACTCCACACCACTGCGGGAATTGGCGGATGAGCCACTATTGAGGCACGACTCGGATCCAGAGGCGACCGCAGGTCCCGACCGACCAATCAGGCTTCGCTCGCCGGAATATGTGTTGTTGACCATTGATTCTTTGGGTGATGACGACCCGGCCCTGCAGGCCCACCCCGAGCTTCCCGTCGTTTTCGTGTTCAATGAGCCCGCTCTCACCCGTCTTCAGCTCAGCGCAAAGCGCATCGGTTTT encodes:
- a CDS encoding DHA2 family efflux MFS transporter permease subunit, with the translated sequence MAASTSTRWVGLLFISLAISLVIIDGTIVNTIFPEIIKDLGLSSTEVQWVQESYVLVFASTLLIWGSLADRMGRRRVLLIGIVVFIASSVWAGYADSASSLIWARVVQGFGGAMVLPTTLSLVNATFQGKERGIAFAVWGSTIGGMVAVGPVLGGWLATDFTWRWAFLINVPLGILIIIGLLLFVMESKSPGERKSIDWLGGLLSVLLFGPLVFGLIEGRVYGWWEVNPENVFSLGSFRWAESGISVIPVALVLSLLAGIAFVWWETKRARKNQGVLLDLNLFTIPSFRNGSVAALIISMGEFGLLFAIPLWLQNVVGMSPIGAGLVLLWLAGGAFAASGIGGALSGKLPPERAVQLGVLLEIVGIMGFGVVASTDTGWQAIAPFLFLYGVGVGLATAQLTGVIMVDVPMEQTGQGSGSQSTVRQIGSALGIAVIGTMLFTGTESSLEDRLDDLGVPTTDQAVIVEAVVESAGAVIPQLSGIAVATGMDAATADAIQEASGEAFTDGAQLAAYAAAGFLALGFFSTFRLGGAVSGTQTGNLPKARKV
- a CDS encoding ABC transporter ATP-binding protein, with the protein product MSMQGVKGEDRGDLSRDESRQIRRRSISLLMDLLPPYRRQVLAIAGLIVASAAMQVAGPALIARGIDRGLPAVVEDNDFVPIVLIAGAFLLTGFGGALLLAAYTKKSIAFSQDIMADLRLRLFAHTQRLSMGFHETYTSGRIIARQTSDIATLGELLGGGLTNLVSGVLFMTFTTTALLTLDPESALPLVGAIIPIMAVTWWFSHASRREFRASRTHSARVIIQFVETMAGIRAVKAFRRESVNRDTYADKVEDYREATRRTIQVFGIYEPLLKVIGTFTVATLVLLGAFRVIEGTLEVGVLLAAVLYTRNFFTPIDSLAMFYNSFQSASAALEKISGVLEEAPDIADPANPAPFVAGPGTIRFDGVSFGYSDDVEVLPSFDLTIPGGQTVALVGATGAGKSSVAKLIARFYDPTSGTITLDGRDLKDISNRDLRRAIALVTQEAYLFSGSVSDNIRLGNPRADDAQVESAARAVGAHDFISALPEGYDTDVNKRGGRLSSGQRQLVSFARAFLADPRVLILDEATASLDIPSERLVQHGLKTLLADRTAIIIAHRLSTVAIADRVLVMDGGRIVEDGPTAELLSGTGRFATLHQAWRETLV
- a CDS encoding ABC transporter ATP-binding protein — translated: MISSPSAPVGNPSVVRGLARVVRYARKELPLLVLGMGVALIASAFALAIPLTLEYVVDGPLSTGDPEAVWPAAGLVALLGLAEALFIYLRRVTVLTPGTKIDSNIRNDIYRHLQDLPVAFHDRWNSGQLLSRAQNDVSLIRRWMSFGLVMLVANAITIVLGTAILFSWSPLLAGVFVMCSLPMVFFGSRFRRGFEQLARDAQDQWGDVATLVEESVHGIRILKSFGRGDDAFESYSAYVQRGRELEVTKGTTQAKLGFWLTWIPDFALAVSLFVGVWLASVGDLSTGQLFAFFATAAVLAGPISSLGFLSALALEANSGLNRIFEVLDTPNPINTAVTPRTPQSRAGSLVFQDVHFRHQDAPADSPDLINGVSLELHPGETMALVGVTGSGKTTLTALPTRLYDVTGGRILLDGVDVRELDLVVLRTRIAMAFEDATLFSASIRDNVLFGRSDPVDPRSVEATAILDQALAIAEAEFVYSLPDGVDTVIGEQGLSLSGGQRQRIALARAIAAEPEVLVLDDPLSALDIETEARVEAALRKVLATTTALVVAHRPSTVMLADRVALLENGQITAVGTHTELLASSPSYRAVISSLDDTTESPSEATTQEANR
- a CDS encoding DEAD/DEAH box helicase, which translates into the protein MNTHSFSSLGVPATIVAALTRAGIDSPFPIQIDTLPDTLAGKDVLGRGKTGSGKTLAFSIPLVARLSGELSGGSRRASRPLGLVLAPTRELATQITNAMRPLAEAVNLRVTTIFGGVSQTRQVQALREGVDIVVATPGRLEDLMGQGLLHLDAVEMTVLDEADHMADLGFLPVVTRILNATPNTGQRLLFSATLDNGVNKLVDRFLHNEVMHAVDEANSPVTHMTHHVFDTPSAESKKELLYALASGTGRRILFMRTKHHAKKLAKALTQAGIPAVDLHGNLSQPARDRNLAAFSDGSAKVLVATDVAARGVHVDNVDLVIHVDPPMEHKAYLHRSGRTARAGAEGDVITLCLPTQKSDLSTLLRKAGITVAPISVTSRSPEVLALVGEVAPYVKPMPAEHQHHGGAHRGKGTSTGANAQRNRARRGGTSQTARGRSTQTSRTTRTGGGRPNTDTRRSQQR
- a CDS encoding DoxX family protein is translated as MNGVRTLARLALGAALLFAGLGHLTFGREEFQAQVPPWLPLNADFVVLASGVVEITLGVSLLVARRYRRQVGWITAAFFVAIFPGNISQYLTQTDAFGLDTDTARLTRLFFQPLLVLWALWATGALKKKPQVSQNSSTE
- a CDS encoding FAD-binding domain-containing protein encodes the protein MEFRDIPVVDDPEKVIERHFDGLYSGPVALSPIPGGQTAADQALATLDIAGYAATRSEVLPKERRGASVLSPYIRHNLLPLGEVYQAVKDAPARDREKFRDELLWQEYARHLYARVGTRLFSNLRFEATWDTPGDGWNRDMACVDEVASELETDGWLVNQTRMWLASHWTVRNGAGWLHGQERMHRELIDGSRAANLLGWQWTVGSGTGKPYGFARWQVEKRAPGLCERCPLSSQCPIEEFPDSTPLRELADEPLLRHDSDPEATAGPDRPIRLRSPEYVLLTIDSLGDDDPALQAHPELPVVFVFNEPALTRLQLSAKRIGFYLQTLADLSTRRDVRVLLGDPYVFTEQYSVAVTYAPVPSFKKFTRLAEVHPYPWLRRPHGGSVRSFSAWRRGLGK